Proteins co-encoded in one Melospiza melodia melodia isolate bMelMel2 chromosome 8, bMelMel2.pri, whole genome shotgun sequence genomic window:
- the TMBIM1 gene encoding protein lifeguard 3: MSRPSAPPLYDDKNPLYPPPPGGYPQPPHYGGGYPQPGGYPAGPGYPQPGGYPASGGYPHPGMAMPSMPMRFGDSGLGDGSAFESVDWEDRKVRHAFIRKVYAIISLQLLVTVGIISVFTFVHPVRSFVQRNVAIYYASYAVFLVTYLVLACCQGPRRRFPWNIILLSIFTLAMGLMTGTIASMYNTKAVLIAMLITAIVAIVVTIFCFQTKVDFTSCPGLFCVLGIVVMVTGIITAIVLSFKYVPWLHMLYAAIGAIAFTLFLAYDTQLVLGNRKNTLSPEEYIYGALTIYTDIIYIFTFLLQIVGRD; the protein is encoded by the exons ATGTCGCGTCCCAGCGCCCCCCCGCTCTACGATGACAAGAACCCCCTCTACCCCCCGCCCCCCGGCGGGTACCCCCAGCCGCCCCACTATGGCGGGGGGTACCCGCAGCCTGGGGGGTACCCTGCGGGGCCGGGGTACCCGCAGCCAGGGGGGTACCCAGCGTCAGGGGGGTACCCTCATCCCGGCATGGCCATGCCGTCCATGCCCATGCGGTTCG GTGACAGTGGCCTCGGGGATGGATCTGCCTTCGAATCAGTTGACTGGGAGGATAGGAAAGTCCGGCACGCCTTCATCCGCAAG GTCTATGCCatcatctccttgcagctcctGGTGACAGTGGGAATCATCTCTGTGTTCACCTTTGT CCACCCTGTCCGCTCCTTCGTCCAGAGGAATGTTGCCATCTACTACGCCTCATA TGCTGTGTTCCTGGTGACCTACCTGGTGCTGGCCTGCTGCCAGGGTCCCCG GAGACGCTTCCCCTGGAATATTATCCTGCTGAGCATCTTT ACGCTGGCCATGGGGCTGATGACGGGCACCATTGCCAG CATGTACAACACGAAAGCTGTCCTGATTGCCATGCTCATCACCGCCATTGTGGCCATCGTTGTGACCATCTTCTGCTTCCAGACCAAG GTTGATTTTACATCGTGTCCGGGGCTGTTCTGCGTGCTGGGCATCGTGGTCATGGTGACCGGGATCATCACTGCCATCGTCCTCTCCTTCAAATAC GTGCCCTGGCTCCACATGCTGTACGCGGCCATCGGGGCCATCGCCTTCACACTG ttccTTGCCTATGACACCCAACTCGTGCTGGGAAACAGGAAGAACACGCTGAGCCCCGAAGAGTATATCTACGGTGCCCTCACCATCTACACTGACATCATCTACATCTTCACCTTCCTCCTGCAGATAGTGGGCCGGGATTAG
- the AAMP gene encoding angio-associated migratory cell protein: protein MEPGEDPAALDLHGDEEIIEVVELGPPGPDDLAEEMEDVDFEDEGAEEPDGEAWESEDDEGVEDGMEAQDDSEVTFSLHSDSVFCVSLDPKTNTLAVTGGEDDKAFVWRVSDGELLFECSGHKDSVTCAGFSHDSVFVATGDMSGLIKVWRVDAKEEVWSFEVGDLEWMEWHPQAHVLLAGTADGNTWMWKIPSGDCKTFQGPACPATCGRILPDGKRAVVGYEDGTMRIWDLKQGTSLHVLKGQDGHQDPLTCVASNQDGSLIMTGSVDCHAKLINSATGKVVCVFKMESVTPKAPISEGEEAESNSVESLGFCNVMPLAAVGYLDGTLAIYDLSTQSLRHKCQHESGIVQLLWEESSAVVYTCSLDGAVRLWDARSGKMISEYRGHSAEILDFAVNKDASIVVTTSGDHQAKVFCVQRPDR, encoded by the exons ATGGAGCCCGGGGAGGACCCGGCGGCGCTGGACCTGCACGGCGACGAGGAGATCATCGAGGTGGTGGAGCTGGGCCCGCCCGGGCCGG ATGACCTGGCCGAGGAGATGGAGGACGTGGACTTTGAGGACGAGGGGGCAGAAGAGCCCGATGGGGAGGCTTGGGAGTCGGAGGATGACGAGGGGGTGGAGGACGGCATGGAGGCACAGGACGACAGCGAGGTCACGTTCTCCCTCCACTCCG ATTCTGTCTTCTGTGTGAGCCTTGACCCCAAGACCAACACGCTGGCAGTGACAGGCGGAGAGGATGACAAGGCCTTCGTGTGGCGCGTGAGTGACGGGGAGCTCCTCTTTGAGTGCTCAG GACACAAGGACTCGGTCACCTGTGCCGGCTTCAGTCACGACTCTGTGTTCGTGGCCACAGGTGACATGTCTGGGCTTATCAAAGTGTGGCGGGTGGATGCCAAGGAGGAGGTGTGGTCCTTTGAGGTGGGGGATTTGGAG TGGATGGAGTGGCATCCTCAAGCCCATGTGCTTCTGGCTGGTACAGCTGATGGCAACACCTGGATGTGGAAGATTCCCAGTGGGGACTGCAAGACCTTTCAGGGTCCAGCATGCCCAGCCACATGTGGCAGGATCCTGCCTGATG GGAAGCGAGCAGTGGTGGGGTATGAGGATGGGACCATGCGCATCTGGGACCTAAAGCAGGGAACCTCACTGCATGTCCTGAAAG GCCAGGATGGCCATCAGGACCCCTTGACGTGTGTGGCCAGCAACCAGGATGGCAGTTTGATCATGACGGGCTCTGTTGACTGTCACGCCAAGCTGATCAACTCTGCCACGGGCAAG GTGGTGTGCGTGTTCAAGATGGAGAGCGTGACCCCCAAGGCACCCATCAGTGAGGGCGAGGAGGCAGAGTCCAACTCAGTGGAGTCGCTGGGCTTCTGTAATGT GATGCCATTGGCTGCTGTGGGCTATCTTGATGGCACTCTGGCTATTTACGACCTCTCCACACAGAGCCTGAGGCATAAGTGCCAACATGAG TCAGGGATCGTGCAGCTGCTGTGGGAGGAGAGCTCGGCCGTGGTGTACACCTGCAGCCTGGACGGGGCCGTGCGGCTCTGGGACGCCCGCTCGGGGAAGATGATCAGCGAGTACCGAGGGCACTCTGCTGAAATCCTCGACTTCGCCGTCAACAA GGATGCCTCCATTGTGGTGACCACCTCTGGCGACCACCAAGCCAAAGTGTTCTGCGTCCAGCGGCCCGATCGCTAG